The following coding sequences are from one Triticum aestivum cultivar Chinese Spring chromosome 5A, IWGSC CS RefSeq v2.1, whole genome shotgun sequence window:
- the LOC123105249 gene encoding elongation factor 1-alpha-like has protein sequence MGKEKTHINIVVIGHVDSGKSTTTGHLIYKLGGIDKRVIERFEKEAAEMNKRSFKYAWVLDKLKAERERGITIDIALWKFETTKYYCTVIDAPGHRDFIKNMITGTSQADCAVLIIDSTTGGFEAGISKDGQTREHALLAFTLGVKQMICCCNKMDATTPKYSKARYEEIVKEVSSYLKKVGYNPEKVPFVPISGFEGDNMIERSTNLDWYKGPTLLEALDQINEPKRPSDKPLRLPLQDVYKIGGIGTVPVGRVETGVIKPGMVVTFGPTGLTTEVKSVEMHHESLLEALPGDNVGFNVKNVAVKDLKRGFVASNSKDDPAKEAANFTSQVIIMNHPGQIGNGYAPVLDCHTSHIAVKFAELVTKIDRRSGKEIEAAPKFLKNGDAGIVKMIPTKPMVVETFATYPPLGRFAVRDMRQTVAVGVIKGVEKKDPTGAKVTKAAIKKK, from the exons ATGGGTAAGGAGAAGACTCACATCAACATCGTGGTCATTGGCCATGTCGACTCTGGCAAGTCGACCACCACTGGCCATCTGATCTACAAGCTTGGAGGTATCGACAAGCGTGTGATCGAGAGGTTCGAGAAGGAAGCCGCTGAGATGAACAAGAGGTCCTTCAAGTACGCCTGGGTGCTTGACAAGCTGAAGGCCGAGCGCGAGAGGGGTATCACCATTGATATTGCCCTGTGGAAGTTTGAGACCACCAAGTACTACTGCACCGTCATTGATGCCCCTGGTCACCGTGACTTCATCAAGAACATGATCACCGGTACCTCCCAGGCTGACTGTGCTGTGCTCATCATCGACTCCACCACTGGTGGTTTTGAGGCTGGTATCTCGAAGGACGGCCAGACCCGTGAGCACGCCCTCCTTGCTTTCACtcttggagtgaagcagatgatctGCTGCTGCAACAAG ATGGATGCCACCACTCCCAAGTACTCGAAGGCCCGTTATGAGGAAATCGTCAAGGAAGTCTCTTCGTACCTGAAGAAGGTCGGCTACAACCCTGAGAAGGTTCCCTTCGTTCCCATCTCTGGGTTTGAGGGTGACAACATGATTGAGAGGTCCACCAACCTTGACTGGTACAAGGGCCCTACCCTTCTTGAGGCTCTTGACCAGATCAATGAGCCCAAGAGGCCCTCAGACAAGCCCCTGCGTCTTCCCCTTCAGGATGTTTACAAGATTGGTGGCATTGGAACTGTGCCTGTTGGACGCGTTGAGACTGGTGTCATCAAGCCTGGTATGGTTGTTACCTTTGGCCCCACTGGTCTGACAACTGAGGTCAAGTCCGTTGAGATGCACCACGAGTCCCTCCTGGAGGCGCTTCCTGGTGACAATGTCGGCTTCAACGTGAAGAACGTTGCTGTCAAGGATCTGAAGCGTGGGTTTGTTGCATCCAACTCTAAGGATGACCCTGCCAAGGAGGCAGCCAACTTCACCTCTCAGGTCATCATCATGAACCACCCTGGTCAGATCGGCAACGGCTACGCCCCAGTGCTGGACTGCCACACCTCCCACATTGCTGTCAAGTTTGCTGAGCTGGTGACCAAGATTGACAGGCGATCTGGTAAGGAGATTGAGGCTGCGCCCAAGTTCCTGAAGAACGGTGACGCTGGTATTGTGAAgatgattcccaccaagcccaTGGTTGTGGAGACCTTCGCCACCTACCCACCTCTTGGCCGCTTCGCTGTGCGTGACATGAGACAAACGGTTGCTGTTGGTGTCATCAAGGGCGTTGAGAAGAAGGACCCCACCGGCGCCAAGGTTACCAAGGCTGCCATCAAGAAGAAATGA